One part of the Ailuropoda melanoleuca isolate Jingjing chromosome 6, ASM200744v2, whole genome shotgun sequence genome encodes these proteins:
- the AGT gene encoding angiotensinogen produces MAAAGVSLGATVLCLLSWAGLAAADRVYIHPFHLLVYSKGSCEQLEKSNAEMPKALTFTPVPIQAKTSPVDEEALREQLALATEKLQEDDRMRAAKVGMMLNFLGFHMYRMLSETCSTASGTVLSPTTLFGTLASLYLGALDPTASRLQAFLGVPGEDQGCTSRLDGHKVLSALHTIQGLLVAQGGADGQSTLLLSTVLGLFTAPGLRLKQPFVRGLAPFAPVTLPRSLDLSTDPDLAAEKMNRFMQAVTGWKMDRPLSGVSPDSTLLFNTYVHFQGKLKGFSLLPGLQDFWVDNATSVSVSMISGTGTFQHWSDAQNNLSLTRVPLSKNACLLLVQPHGASDLQKVEALTFQHNFLTWLKNLSPRAIRLTMPQLTLRASYDLQDLLAQAKLPTLLGTEANLGNISEDNLRVGKVLNSILLELKADEGEQPTESAPQPDGPLEVTLSRPFLFAIYEQDSTALHFLGRVVNPLSTV; encoded by the exons ATGGCTGCTGCGGGGGTGAGCCTGGGGGCCACCGTCCTCTGTCTCCTGTCCTGGGCCGGCCTGGCCGCTGCGGACCGGGTGTACATACACCCTTTCCACCTCCTCGTCTACAGCAAGGGCAGCTGTGAGCAGCTGGAGAAATCCAATGCGGAGATGCCCAAAGCCCTGACCTTCACGCCGGTCCCCATTCAGGCCAAGACGTCCCCTGTGGACGAGGAGGCCCTTCGAGAGCAGCTGGCGCTGGCCACTGAGAAGCTGCAGGAGGACGACAGGATGCGGGCAGCGAAAGTGGGAATGATGCTCAACTTCCTGGGTTTCCACATGTACAGGATGCTGAGCGAGACCTGCAGCACGGCCAGCGGGACCGTCCTGTCCCCAACGACTCTCTTTGGCACCCTGGCCTCTCTCTACCTGGGTGCGCTGGACCCCACGGCCAGCAGACTGCAGGCGTTCCTGGGGGTCCCCGGGGAGGACCAGGGCTGCACCTCCCGGCTGGATGGCCACAAGGTCCTCTCCGCCCTGCACACCATCCAGGGCCTTCTGGTCGCCCAGGGAGGGGCTGACGGCCAGTCCACACTGCTCCTCTCCACGGTGCTGGGCCTGTTCACAGCCCCTGGCCTGCGTCTGAAGCAGCCCTTTGTGCGGGGCCTGGCTCCCTTTGCTCCCGTCACCCTCCCGCGCTCTCTGGACTTGTCCACCGACCCGGATCTTGCTGCTGAGAAGATGAACAGGTTCATGCAGGCAGTGACAGGGTGGAAAATGGACAGACCCCTGTCAGGAGTCAGCCCAGACAGCACCCTGCTTTTCAACACCTACGTCCACTTCCAAG gaAAGCTGAAGGGGTTCTCCCTGCTGCCGGGGCTGCAGGACTTCTGGGTGGACAACGCCACCTCGGTGTCGGTCTCCATGATCTCAGGCACGGGCACCTTCCAGCACTGGAGCGACGCCCAGAACAACCTGTCCCTGACCCGTGTGCCCCTCAGCAAGAACGCCTGCCTGCTGCTGGTCCAGCCCCACGGCGCCTCAGACCTGCAGAAGGTGGAGGCCCTCACCTTCCAGCACAACTTCCTGACGTGGCTGAAGAACCTGTCTCCCCG GGCCATCCGCCTGACCATGCCCCAGCTGACACTGCGAGCCTCCTACGACCTGCAGGACCTGCTTGCCCAGGCCAAGCTGCCCACCCTGCTGGGCACCGAGGCAAACCTGGGCAATATCAGTGAGGACAATCTCAGAGTTGGAAAG GTGCTGAATAGCATCCTTTTGGAACTAAAAGCAGACGAGGGAGAGCAGCCCACAGAGTCTGCCCCGCAGCCGGATGGGCCCCTGGAGGTGACCCTGAGCCGCCCGTTCCTGTTCGCCATTTATGAGCAAGACTCCACTGCCCTCCACTTCCTGGGCCGTGTGGTCAACCCGCTGAGCACAGTGTGA